A genomic window from Diospyros lotus cultivar Yz01 chromosome 2, ASM1463336v1, whole genome shotgun sequence includes:
- the LOC127794137 gene encoding uncharacterized protein LOC127794137 has translation MAPARDSSAPSTPAGSPKRRAVGLLETMSSLWALCAKHAVRASRKVRLESPSPRAALARPKQLLATISNKAIPFRHRKKADASAEEEDEFDLQLDKEFGEERVWQRTILMGDKCQPLNFSGVIYYDSNGKQVTELPARSPRASPLPRYLYTAANRAE, from the coding sequence ATGGCTCCAGCCAGAGACAGTTCAGCCCCTTCAACCCCCGCCGGATCGCCGAAGCGGCGAGCTGTCGGCTTGCTGGAGACCATGTCCTCTCTCTGGGCCCTCTGCGCCAAGCACGCTGTCCGAGCCTCCAGAAAGGTCCGTCTCGAGTCGCCCAGCCCCCGAGCCGCGCTGGCTCGGCCGAAGCAGCTTCTGGCGACGATAAGCAACAAGGCGATTCCCTTCAGGCACAGGAAGAAAGCCGACGCATCCGCCGAGGAGGAGGACGAGTTCGATCTCCAACTCGACAAGGAATTCGGCGAGGAACGGGTGTGGCAGAGGACGATCTTGATGGGGGACAAATGCCAGCCGTTGAATTTCTCCGGCGTGATCTATTACGACAGCAACGGGAAACAGGTCACCGAGTTGCCGGCGAGATCGCCTCGCGCTAGTCCGCTCCCGCGATACCTTTACACCGCAGCGAACCGCGCGGAGTAG